In one Solanum dulcamara chromosome 1, daSolDulc1.2, whole genome shotgun sequence genomic region, the following are encoded:
- the LOC129896693 gene encoding peptidyl-prolyl cis-trans isomerase PASTICCINO1 isoform X1, with product MAEVADDDHEQQVKQPEKKKPESEDDKRRKKIVPGSLMKAVVRPGGGESKPAEGNQVIYHCTVRTLDGVTVESTRSEFGGKGTPIRHVIGKSKIILGLLEGIPTMLKGEVAMFKMKPEMHYGEKDCPVAAPDNFPKDSELHFEIELIEFSKVKVITDDLGVLKKVIEEGQSWETPREPYEVKAWISAKSGGGKVILSRTKDEPYFFTFGKSEVPKGLELGISTMPRGEKAVIYVKSQYYTESTLMPVVEGVDEVHFEVELVHFIQVRDVLGDGRLIKRRIRDGRGEFPMDCPLQDSLLYVHYKGLLLNDEKTVFYDTRIDNNGQPLEFSSGEGLVPQGFEMSVRLMLPGEVSLVTCPPDYAYDKFERPANVPEGAYVQWEIELLDFNTPKDWTGFSFREIMDDVEKIKGTGNRLFKEGKFELAKAKYEKVLREFNHVHPQDDEEGKEFANTRNLLHLNVAACLLKLGEHKKSIEACNKVLDANPVHVKALYRRGMAYMSSGDYEEARSDFNKMMSIDKSSEASAKAALMKLRKEEQEVERKVRRQFKGLFDKRPGEIAEVGTNDRGDDDEATGANLEKDDLDNLDDHEEGTHQTTAPPPPPGILSQLRKLFASVGLNRCTIL from the exons ATGGCAGAAGTAGCTGATGATGATCATGAGCAACAAGTTAAGCAACCAGAAAAGAAAAAACCAGAGTCCGAGGATGACAAAAG AAGAAAAAAGATTGTTCCTGGAAGTTTGATGAAAGCTGTTGTGAGGCCTGGTGGTGGTGAATCAAAACCTGCTGAGGGTAATCAG GTAATATATCATTGTACAGTTAGGACACTGGATGGAGTTACAGTTGAATCGACACGGTCAGAGTTTGGAG GCAAGGGTACCCCAATAAGGCATGTTATTGGAAAAAGCAAGATCATTTTAGGATTGCTGGAGGGGATTCCAACAATGTTAAAGGGTGAAGTTGCGATG TTCAAAATGAAACCTGAAATGCACTATGGAGAGAAGGATTGTCCAGTTGCAGCTCCAGATAACTTTCCCAAGGATTCTGAGCTtcattttgagattgagttgattgaattCTCCAAAGTGAAG GTGATCACTGATGATTTGGGAGTCCTAAAGAAG GTTATAGAAGAAGGACAAAGCTGGGAAACACCTCGGGAACCTTATGAAGTAAAAGCTTG GATTTCGGCAAAGTCAGGAGGTGGCAAAGTGATTCTATCGCGGACTAAGGATGAACCATATTTCTTCACATTTGGTAAATCTGAG GTACCCAAAGGTCTCGAACTGGGAATATCGACCATGCCACGTGGAGAGAAGGCAGTCATTTATGTTAAAAGCCAATATTATACAGAATCTACTTTAATGCCTGTGGTAGAAGGTGTTGACGAAGTTCATTTTGAGGTGGAACTTGTCCATTTTATTCAG GTACGGGATGTACTTGGAGATGGACGCCTCATAAAACGCCGAATACGTGATGGAAGAG GTGAATTTCCTATGGATTGCCCTCTCCAAGACAGTTTACTATATGTACACTACAAAGGTTTGcttctaaatgatgaaaagacgGTGTTCTATGATACAAGAATTGACAACAATGGCCAGCCTTTGGAGTTCAGCTCTGGAGAAGGGCTT GTTCCTCAAGGATTTGAAATGTCTGTTCGTTTGATGTTGCCTGGAGAGGTATCTCTTGTAACATGCCCGCCTGATTATGCCTATGACAAATTTGAAAG GCCAGCTAATGTCCCTGAAGGTGCTTATGTGCAATGGGAGATTGAGCTTCTTGACTTCAACACACCAAAG GACTGGACAGGGTTCAGTTTCAGAGAAATAATGGACGATGTAGAGAAGATCAAAGGCACG GGTAACAGGCTTTTCAAGGAAGGGAAATTTGAACTTGCCAAAGCAAAGTATGAGAAG GTGCTTCGTGAGTTTAATCATGTTCATCCTCAGGATGACGAGGAAGGAAAGGAATTTGCAAACACCAGG AATTTGTTGCATCTCAATGTTGCTGCCTGCTTACTGAAATTGGGAGAGCATAAGAAGTCAATTGAGGCGTGCAATAAG GTGTTAGATGCAAATCCTGTTCATGTGAAAGCTCTCTATCGACGTGGGATGGCTTACATGTCTTCCGGAGATTATGAAGAAGCAAGATCTGATTTTAATAAG ATGATGAGCATCGACAAGTCATCTGAGGCTAGTGCAAAGGCAGCTCTTATGAAACTTAGAAAGGAGGAACAG GAAGTTGAGAGGAAGGTTCGTAGGCAATTTAAGGGACTGTTTGACAAAAGACCTGGTGAGATCGCAGAAGTCGGGACTAATGACAGAGGGGATGATGATGAGGCTACAGGTGCAAATCTTGAAAAGGATGATCTTGACAATTTAGACGACCATGAAGAGGGAACTCATCAGACCACAGCGCCTCCACCTCCGCCAGGTATTTTGTCCCAATTGAGAAAGCTTTTCGCATCTGTTGGCCTGAACCGATGCACCATATTGTGA
- the LOC129896708 gene encoding putative pentatricopeptide repeat-containing protein At1g09680: MFTMTISRKALKTSLSPPLHHLSTTSPTTPPWFTPPPPHHHQDSSDPILKSLSEAIKNSPTKPLQVSLKPLLPSLKPHHIINLINLNPHSLTPSSLLSFFTWLSTSNPSRFCHTLHTYSTMTLCLYTHKMYPQAQSFINTIVSRKGKDSAFTVFQAFLKAKGTNFTSFVNVLNGLIDAYLDLGFVSDAIQCFRLIQKNKIKFPFQGCTKVLEYLMRLNSPMVAFDFYKEILEYGYPPNVYFFNVMMSKLCKEGKMMEARLVFTEMWKRNLRPSVVSFNTLINGYCRLGDMDAGYRLKREMEERGIPPDVYTYSALINGLCKIFWMSDANELFNEMCVKGLVPNVVIFTTLINGHCKDGSVALAMDTYQQMLKQGVEPDLITYNTLVNGLCKSGDLGEARKLIHLMIEKGLKPDKITYTTVIDGCCKEGDLDGAFEIKKMMVDNDIELDAVAYTALITGLCRQGRTVDAEKILTEMLNVGLKPDDPIYTVVIDGFCKKGDIKMGFKLLRQMQSNGHAPNVITYNVLLNGLCRQGQMRNAEMLLQAMLNLGLNPDDITYNILLEGHCKYGNPDDYDKLRGEMGLVHDYATYTSLVGSLSRSSRRQPKKSFM; the protein is encoded by the coding sequence ATGTTCACAATGACCATCTCAAGAAAAGCACTAAAAACATCCCTTTCTCCTCCCTTACACCACCTATCCACCACCTCCCCCACCACCCCTCCATGGttcaccccacccccaccccaccacCACCAAGATTCATCAGACCCAATTCTCAAATCCCTTTCAGAAGCCATAAAAAACTCTCCCACTAAACCCCTTCAAGTTTCCCTGAAACCCCTCCTCCCATCTCTTAAACCCCATCACATAATCAATCTCATTAACCTTAATCCTCATTCTTTAACcccttcttctcttctctccTTTTTTACATGGCTTTCAACTTCTAACCCTTCAAGATTTTGCCACACACTTCATACTTATTCCACTATGACCCTTTGTCTTTACACCCACAAAATGTACCCACAAGCTCAGTCTTTTATCAACACTATTGTTTCAAGAAAAGGTAAAGATTCAGCCTTTACTGTTTTTCAAGCATTCTTGAAAGCTAAAGGTACCAACTTTACATCTTTTGTTAATGTTCTAAATGGACTTATTGATGCTTATTTGGATTTGGGGTTTGTTTCTGATGCTATACAGTGTTTTAGGCTTATtcaaaagaataaaattaaGTTCCCATTTCAAGGTTGTACTAAGGTTCTTGAATATTTGATGAGGCTTAATTCACCAATGGTAGCTTTTGATTTTTATAAGGAGATTTTGGAATATGGGTATCCTCCAAATGTGTATTTCTTTAATGTTATGATGAGTAAGTTGTGTAAGGAAGGTAAAATGATGGAAGCCCGGTTGGTATTTACTGAGATGTGGAAGAGGAATTTGAGACCtagtgttgttagtttcaataCTTTGATAAATGGATATTGTAGGTTAGGTGATATGGATGCAGGGTATAGGTTGAAAAGAGAAATGGAGGAAAGAGGAATTCCGCCTGATGTTTATACATATAGTGCTCTAATCAACGGGCTTTGCAAGATATTTTGGATGAGCGATGCAAATGAGTTGTTTAATGAGATGTGTGTAAAAGGTTTGGTTCCTAATGTTGTTATCTTCACGACCTTGATTAATGGCCATTGCAAGGATGGTAGTGTTGCTTTGGCCATGGATACTTATCAACAAATGCTGAAGCAGGGGGTGGAGCCAGATTTAATAACATATAACACACTTGTTAATGGACTATGTAAGAGTGGGGATTTGGGGGAAGCGAGGAAGCTCATTCATTTGATGATTGAAAAGGGTTTGAAACCTGATAAGATCACATACACGACAGTTATTGATGGATGTTGTAAGGAGGGAGATTTAGATGGAGCGTTTGAGATCAAGAAAATGATGGTTGATAATGATATTGAACTTGATGCTGTAGCATATACAGCCCTTATTACAGGTTTGTGTCGGCAAGGGCGAACAGTTGATGCAGAGAAGATTTTAACCGAAATGTTGAATGTTGGTTTAAAGCCTGATGACCCCATTTATACAGTGGTTATTGATGGTTTCTGTAAGAAGGGAGATATTAAAATGGGTTTTAAGTTGCTAAGGCAGATGCAAAGTAATGGACATGCACCTAACGTTATAACTTACAACGTGCTTTTGAATGGTCTATGCAGACAAGGGCAGATGAGAAATGCTGAAATGCTATTACAAGCGATGCTTAATCTAGGTTTAAATCCAGATGACATTACGTATAACATCCTTTTGGAAGGGCACTGTAAGTATGGGAATCCTGATGATTATGACAAGCTACGTGGTGAAATGGGGCTTGTCCATGACTATGCTACCTATACTTCACTAGTCGGTAGCTTAAGTAGGAGCTCAAGACGTCAGCCCAAGAAGTCATTCATGTAA
- the LOC129896693 gene encoding peptidyl-prolyl cis-trans isomerase PASTICCINO1 isoform X2, with product MKAVVRPGGGESKPAEGNQVIYHCTVRTLDGVTVESTRSEFGGKGTPIRHVIGKSKIILGLLEGIPTMLKGEVAMFKMKPEMHYGEKDCPVAAPDNFPKDSELHFEIELIEFSKVKVITDDLGVLKKVIEEGQSWETPREPYEVKAWISAKSGGGKVILSRTKDEPYFFTFGKSEVPKGLELGISTMPRGEKAVIYVKSQYYTESTLMPVVEGVDEVHFEVELVHFIQVRDVLGDGRLIKRRIRDGRGEFPMDCPLQDSLLYVHYKGLLLNDEKTVFYDTRIDNNGQPLEFSSGEGLVPQGFEMSVRLMLPGEVSLVTCPPDYAYDKFERPANVPEGAYVQWEIELLDFNTPKDWTGFSFREIMDDVEKIKGTGNRLFKEGKFELAKAKYEKVLREFNHVHPQDDEEGKEFANTRNLLHLNVAACLLKLGEHKKSIEACNKVLDANPVHVKALYRRGMAYMSSGDYEEARSDFNKMMSIDKSSEASAKAALMKLRKEEQEVERKVRRQFKGLFDKRPGEIAEVGTNDRGDDDEATGANLEKDDLDNLDDHEEGTHQTTAPPPPPGILSQLRKLFASVGLNRCTIL from the exons ATGAAAGCTGTTGTGAGGCCTGGTGGTGGTGAATCAAAACCTGCTGAGGGTAATCAG GTAATATATCATTGTACAGTTAGGACACTGGATGGAGTTACAGTTGAATCGACACGGTCAGAGTTTGGAG GCAAGGGTACCCCAATAAGGCATGTTATTGGAAAAAGCAAGATCATTTTAGGATTGCTGGAGGGGATTCCAACAATGTTAAAGGGTGAAGTTGCGATG TTCAAAATGAAACCTGAAATGCACTATGGAGAGAAGGATTGTCCAGTTGCAGCTCCAGATAACTTTCCCAAGGATTCTGAGCTtcattttgagattgagttgattgaattCTCCAAAGTGAAG GTGATCACTGATGATTTGGGAGTCCTAAAGAAG GTTATAGAAGAAGGACAAAGCTGGGAAACACCTCGGGAACCTTATGAAGTAAAAGCTTG GATTTCGGCAAAGTCAGGAGGTGGCAAAGTGATTCTATCGCGGACTAAGGATGAACCATATTTCTTCACATTTGGTAAATCTGAG GTACCCAAAGGTCTCGAACTGGGAATATCGACCATGCCACGTGGAGAGAAGGCAGTCATTTATGTTAAAAGCCAATATTATACAGAATCTACTTTAATGCCTGTGGTAGAAGGTGTTGACGAAGTTCATTTTGAGGTGGAACTTGTCCATTTTATTCAG GTACGGGATGTACTTGGAGATGGACGCCTCATAAAACGCCGAATACGTGATGGAAGAG GTGAATTTCCTATGGATTGCCCTCTCCAAGACAGTTTACTATATGTACACTACAAAGGTTTGcttctaaatgatgaaaagacgGTGTTCTATGATACAAGAATTGACAACAATGGCCAGCCTTTGGAGTTCAGCTCTGGAGAAGGGCTT GTTCCTCAAGGATTTGAAATGTCTGTTCGTTTGATGTTGCCTGGAGAGGTATCTCTTGTAACATGCCCGCCTGATTATGCCTATGACAAATTTGAAAG GCCAGCTAATGTCCCTGAAGGTGCTTATGTGCAATGGGAGATTGAGCTTCTTGACTTCAACACACCAAAG GACTGGACAGGGTTCAGTTTCAGAGAAATAATGGACGATGTAGAGAAGATCAAAGGCACG GGTAACAGGCTTTTCAAGGAAGGGAAATTTGAACTTGCCAAAGCAAAGTATGAGAAG GTGCTTCGTGAGTTTAATCATGTTCATCCTCAGGATGACGAGGAAGGAAAGGAATTTGCAAACACCAGG AATTTGTTGCATCTCAATGTTGCTGCCTGCTTACTGAAATTGGGAGAGCATAAGAAGTCAATTGAGGCGTGCAATAAG GTGTTAGATGCAAATCCTGTTCATGTGAAAGCTCTCTATCGACGTGGGATGGCTTACATGTCTTCCGGAGATTATGAAGAAGCAAGATCTGATTTTAATAAG ATGATGAGCATCGACAAGTCATCTGAGGCTAGTGCAAAGGCAGCTCTTATGAAACTTAGAAAGGAGGAACAG GAAGTTGAGAGGAAGGTTCGTAGGCAATTTAAGGGACTGTTTGACAAAAGACCTGGTGAGATCGCAGAAGTCGGGACTAATGACAGAGGGGATGATGATGAGGCTACAGGTGCAAATCTTGAAAAGGATGATCTTGACAATTTAGACGACCATGAAGAGGGAACTCATCAGACCACAGCGCCTCCACCTCCGCCAGGTATTTTGTCCCAATTGAGAAAGCTTTTCGCATCTGTTGGCCTGAACCGATGCACCATATTGTGA
- the LOC129896684 gene encoding aspartic proteinase PCS1-like yields the protein MGTYKAFLIFFLNFLHLSIGKKIQENNIISLSFPLTTTPLSQNSTLKSNYLLSSKAMTKIPSLNYKSNFKYSMALIVTLPIGTPPQDQQMVLDTGSQLSWIQCNKKLPKKSTPPTTFDPSLSSSFSVLPCNHPLCKPRIPDFTLPTSCDQNRLCHYSYFYADGTLAEGNLVREKITFSNSQTTPPLILGCATESRDAEGILGMNLGRYSFVSQAKVQKFSYCVPRKQGKIMPSGTFYLGQNPNSHMFQYINLLTFPQSQRMPNMDPLAYTIGMVGIKFGGKRLNISERVFRPDAGGSGQTMIDSGTQYTFLVEEAYNKVRDEIVRLVGPKLKKGYVYGESLDMCFDAINYIQAGQSIGDMTLEFENGVEILINKENMLDDVGRGVHCVGIGRSQSLGIASNIIGNFHQQNLWVEFDLSNRRVGFAKVECK from the coding sequence ATGGGAACTTACAAAGCTTTCTTGATTTTCTTCCTAAATTTTCTTCATCTATCAATAGGcaaaaaaatccaagaaaacaaTATCATTTCACTTTCTTTCCCTCTTACAACAACCCCTTTATCTCAAAATTCTACTttgaaatcaaattatttattatcatctaAAGCTATGACAAAAATCCCATCTTTGAACtacaaatcaaattttaaatattctatGGCTCTTATTGTTACACTTCCCATAGGGACACCCCCACAGGATCAACAAATGGTTTTAGATACTGGTAGTCAACTTTCTTGGATTCAATGTAACaaaaaattacctaaaaaaAGTACACCTCCAACAACGTTTGATCCTTCTTTATCGTCTTCTTTTTCTGTTTTACCTTGTAACCACCCTTTATGTAAACCACGAATTCCCGATTTTACCCTCCCAACATCGTGTGACCAAAATCGTCTTTGTCATTACTCTTACTTCTATGCTGATGGTACTTTAGCTGAGGGTAATCTTGTACGAGAAAAAATTACGTTCTcgaattcccaaactacccctcCATTGATCCTAGGTTGCGCGACCGAGTCCCGCGATGCGGAGGGTATTTTGGGAATGAATCTTGGGAGGTACTCATTTGTGTCACAAGCTAAGGTGCAAAAATTCTCTTATTGTGTGCCAAGAAAGCAAGGTAAAATAATGCCAAGTGGAACATTTTACCTAGGTCAAAATCCCAATTCACATATGTTTCAATATATAAATCTTTTGACTTTTCCTCAAAGTCAACGCATGCCTAATATGGACCCCTTGGCTTACACTATTGGCATGGTGGGGATAAAATTTGGAGGGAAAAGATTGAATATCTCTGAAAGGGTTTTTCGTCCGGACGCTGGTGGTTCAGGTCAGACGATGATTGATTCGGGCACTCAATACACTTTCCTGGTTGAGGAGGCCTATAATAAAGTCCGGGACGAAATTGTTAGGTTAGTAGGTCCGAAATTGAAGAAGGGGTATGTTTATGGTGAATCGCTCGATATGTGCTTCGATGCTATAAATTATATACAAGCTGGTCAATCGATAGGTGATATGACGTTAGAATTTGAAAATGGAGTTGAAATCTTGATCAATAAAGAGAATATGTTGGATGATGTAGGTAGAGGAGTTCATTGTGTGGGGATTGGAAGATCACAATCACTTGGAATTGCAAGTAATATTATTGGTAATTTTCATCAACAAAATTTGTGGGTTGAATTTGATTTGAGTAATAGAAGAGTTGGTTTTGCGAAAGTAGAGTGTAAGTAA